The Fictibacillus arsenicus genome contains a region encoding:
- the spoVAD gene encoding stage V sporulation protein AD codes for MLNGHRTWVFENKPVIISTGTIGGPFEAKGQIADDFDLLHEDLWLGQDSYEQAQTVLFEESCQKAIEKAGLQKEDIQFILAGDLINQITSTSFACRTMEAPYLGLFGACSTSMEGLALGAFIVNGKGAKYLLTGTASHNAAVEKQFRYPTEYGGQKPPTSQWTVTGAGSALLSDKGEGPYVTSATIGKVIDMGLSDPFNMGGAMAPAAVDTIEAHFRDREIDSSYYDLIVTGDLGEIGHKIALDLLNKHGISLTTEKFQDCGMMIYREGQPVLAGASGCGCSATVVYGHLLNRMKKGEFKKILVVATGALLSPLTYQQNETIPCIAHAVSIELGGAK; via the coding sequence ATGTTAAACGGACATCGGACATGGGTGTTTGAAAATAAGCCTGTAATCATCTCAACGGGAACGATCGGAGGGCCCTTTGAAGCTAAAGGGCAAATTGCTGATGATTTTGATCTCCTTCATGAGGATTTATGGCTGGGCCAGGATTCATATGAGCAAGCTCAAACCGTGTTATTTGAAGAATCTTGTCAAAAAGCAATTGAAAAAGCCGGCCTTCAAAAAGAGGATATTCAATTTATTCTAGCGGGAGATCTTATTAATCAGATAACGAGTACAAGCTTCGCCTGCAGAACTATGGAAGCCCCTTATCTAGGATTATTCGGCGCTTGTTCCACTTCAATGGAGGGACTAGCTTTGGGTGCTTTTATCGTTAATGGAAAAGGAGCAAAATACTTATTGACTGGAACAGCAAGCCATAATGCAGCTGTGGAAAAGCAATTCCGCTACCCGACAGAATATGGCGGACAGAAACCGCCAACATCACAATGGACGGTAACAGGAGCTGGAAGTGCCCTTTTAAGTGACAAGGGTGAAGGTCCATATGTGACTTCTGCCACGATTGGAAAAGTAATCGATATGGGGTTGTCCGATCCCTTTAATATGGGAGGAGCAATGGCTCCGGCTGCTGTAGATACCATTGAGGCCCATTTTAGAGATCGAGAAATAGATTCTTCCTATTATGACCTTATTGTAACTGGTGATTTAGGTGAAATTGGCCACAAAATAGCGTTAGATTTACTTAATAAACACGGTATATCTTTAACCACGGAAAAATTCCAAGATTGCGGCATGATGATTTACCGGGAAGGACAGCCGGTTTTAGCCGGAGCGAGTGGATGCGGCTGTTCTGCAACGGTTGTTTATGGCCATTTATTAAATCGAATGAAAAAAGGGGAATTTAAAAAAATTCTTGTCGTTGCTACAGGAGCGCTTCTTTCCCCCTTGACCTACCAGCAAAATGAAACCATTCCTTGCATCGCTCATGCGGTGTCCATTGAATTAGGAGGTGCAAAATAA
- a CDS encoding ABC transporter permease has product MNKTTTNKTHVEYLQRLKKEKRNVVFVQTFIFIVFILLWEVSSNKGWINPLLFSSPKRIGYLLMDKFSNASLFSHVGITLSETILSFLLGTILGTLFATLLWWLPFLSKVLDPYLVVLNALPKVALAPILIVALGPNFTSILAIGILITVIITIMVVYASFINVEPNYIKVIQTLGGSKFHCFKEVILPACFPTIISVLKVNVGLAWVSVIMGEFLVSKQGLGYMIIYGFQVFNFTLVLLGLLIIAAFATIMYQLVEILERKLIKNR; this is encoded by the coding sequence TTGAACAAAACGACAACAAATAAAACGCATGTAGAATACCTTCAACGTTTAAAGAAAGAAAAACGAAATGTGGTGTTTGTCCAGACTTTCATCTTCATCGTGTTTATTTTATTATGGGAAGTTTCCTCAAATAAGGGATGGATTAATCCTTTATTATTCAGTTCTCCTAAAAGGATAGGGTATCTTTTGATGGACAAGTTCAGTAACGCTAGCCTATTTTCTCATGTGGGCATTACACTATCCGAAACCATTTTGAGTTTCTTGTTGGGAACCATACTTGGTACCCTATTTGCCACCCTTTTATGGTGGCTGCCATTCCTCTCCAAAGTGCTTGATCCGTATCTGGTCGTTTTAAATGCGTTGCCAAAGGTTGCACTTGCCCCTATATTAATTGTTGCACTGGGACCAAATTTCACTTCCATCCTCGCAATTGGTATCTTGATTACCGTTATCATCACAATCATGGTCGTATACGCTTCGTTCATAAACGTCGAACCCAACTATATAAAAGTAATCCAAACATTGGGAGGTTCGAAGTTTCATTGTTTTAAAGAAGTTATTTTGCCCGCTTGTTTCCCAACCATAATTTCGGTGCTAAAAGTAAATGTGGGTCTGGCATGGGTTAGTGTGATCATGGGGGAGTTCCTAGTTTCCAAACAAGGTCTGGGCTACATGATTATATATGGTTTCCAAGTATTTAATTTCACTCTTGTCCTGCTCGGCCTACTTATTATTGCCGCCTTTGCGACTATTATGTACCAACTCGTAGAAATTCTTGAACGAAAACTAATTAAAAATAGGTAA
- a CDS encoding YhcN/YlaJ family sporulation lipoprotein: MIKIQSKVPLISILLFLILLTSCNQSKNESEKNKNDSTIQIAYKQNNQTPSQEAKKAILSMPEITDVKAVNTDKEMFLAVKPKHLERFQLNSLKKKIKKRVNEQNPSMKVYVSTDQKIFLKLDELESKLDDPKMDNKKIKKELKKIKAKATDEA; the protein is encoded by the coding sequence ATGATAAAAATTCAATCAAAGGTTCCTCTGATTTCGATTTTATTATTTTTGATCCTTTTAACCAGTTGTAATCAATCAAAGAATGAAAGTGAAAAAAACAAGAATGATTCTACCATTCAAATTGCATATAAACAAAACAACCAGACTCCTTCTCAAGAAGCAAAAAAAGCCATTCTTTCTATGCCTGAAATTACAGACGTTAAAGCGGTGAATACCGATAAAGAAATGTTTTTGGCAGTTAAACCAAAACATTTAGAACGTTTTCAGTTAAATAGTCTCAAAAAGAAAATAAAAAAGCGAGTGAACGAACAAAACCCAAGCATGAAAGTTTATGTAAGTACAGATCAGAAGATTTTTTTGAAGCTGGATGAATTGGAAAGCAAATTAGATGATCCAAAAATGGATAATAAAAAAATAAAAAAAGAACTTAAAAAGATTAAAGCTAAGGCGACGGACGAGGCATAA
- the spoVAC gene encoding stage V sporulation protein AC has protein sequence MANNNKEVTPVQQEYQKFQDEHETKRPVISNCIKAFLVGGFICFVGQLISIMYVTYFDFTEQNVGNPTVATLIFISMLLTGFGVYDRMAQFGGAGTAVPVTGFGNSVIAAAIEHRTEGFVLGVGSNMFKLAGSVILFGVFSAFVIALIKTILIQYGGL, from the coding sequence ATGGCAAATAACAATAAAGAAGTAACGCCAGTTCAACAGGAATATCAAAAATTTCAGGATGAACACGAAACAAAAAGACCGGTCATTTCCAATTGTATAAAAGCATTTTTAGTTGGTGGTTTTATTTGTTTTGTAGGACAGTTAATTTCCATCATGTATGTCACCTACTTTGATTTTACAGAACAAAACGTGGGGAATCCGACTGTTGCGACATTAATTTTTATTTCGATGTTATTAACAGGCTTTGGTGTTTATGACCGTATGGCGCAGTTTGGCGGAGCAGGTACTGCGGTTCCGGTAACTGGCTTTGGTAATTCTGTGATTGCAGCTGCAATCGAACATCGTACTGAAGGGTTTGTCCTAGGCGTCGGCAGTAATATGTTTAAGTTAGCAGGATCAGTTATATTATTTGGGGTATTCTCAGCCTTTGTGATCGCACTCATTAAAACCATTCTAATTCAATATGGAGGTCTGTAA
- the spoVAE gene encoding stage V sporulation protein AE, translating to MAILFWAFVIGGAICVIGQIMFDVFKLTPAHTMATLVVAGAILDGFGLYEPLIDFAGAGATVPITSFGNSLVDGAMAEGEKHGIIGVITGMFKVTSAGISAAIIFGFIGALLFKPKG from the coding sequence ATGGCAATCCTTTTTTGGGCCTTTGTGATTGGTGGAGCCATTTGTGTAATTGGCCAGATTATGTTTGATGTTTTTAAATTAACACCGGCGCATACGATGGCAACTTTAGTGGTTGCTGGTGCCATTCTTGATGGGTTCGGTTTATATGAGCCACTAATAGATTTTGCGGGAGCAGGAGCGACTGTTCCCATCACAAGCTTCGGAAATTCACTCGTGGATGGAGCCATGGCAGAAGGGGAAAAGCACGGGATTATAGGTGTCATAACAGGCATGTTTAAAGTCACAAGTGCAGGTATATCAGCAGCCATCATATTCGGATTTATAGGGGCTTTGCTGTTTAAACCAAAAGGATAG
- the glnA gene encoding type I glutamate--ammonia ligase, whose translation MAKYTKDDILRMVKEENVRFIRLQFTDLLGVIKNVEIPIGQLEKALENKMMFDGSSIEGFVRIEESDMNLFPDLDTFMIFPWTSEKGKVARLICDIYMPDGNPFDGDPRGILKRVLKEMEDLGFSDFNIGPEPEFFLFKNDEKGEPTLELNDKGGYFDLAPTDLGENCRRDIVLELEDMGFEIEASHHEVAPGQHEIDFKYADAVSTCDNIQTFKLAVKTIARKHGLHATFMAKPLFGVNGSGMHANMSLFKDGENVFYDEKSETGLSETAMHFLAGILKHAQGFTAITNPTVNSYKRLVPGYEAPCYVAWSMQNRSPLIRIPASRGISTRIEVRSVDPTANPYLAMAVLLASGLDGIKNKLAAPKPVDRNIYVMDKDEREAEGIQDLPATLKEALVLFSKNEVLTKALGEHATEHFIEAKEIEWDMFRTQVHPWEREQYMSMY comes from the coding sequence TTGGCTAAGTATACTAAAGATGATATTTTGAGAATGGTAAAAGAAGAAAATGTAAGGTTTATTCGTTTACAATTCACAGATTTATTGGGTGTAATTAAGAATGTTGAGATTCCAATCGGTCAGCTTGAAAAAGCTTTAGAAAATAAAATGATGTTTGACGGATCTTCTATTGAAGGTTTTGTACGAATTGAAGAATCTGATATGAATCTATTCCCGGATCTAGATACATTTATGATCTTCCCTTGGACATCTGAAAAAGGTAAAGTTGCACGTTTGATTTGTGATATCTACATGCCCGATGGAAATCCATTCGATGGAGACCCGCGCGGTATTTTAAAGCGAGTATTAAAAGAGATGGAAGACCTAGGATTCTCAGACTTCAACATTGGACCTGAGCCAGAATTCTTCTTGTTCAAAAATGATGAAAAAGGTGAACCTACTCTTGAATTAAATGATAAAGGCGGATACTTTGACCTTGCTCCAACAGATCTTGGTGAAAACTGCCGAAGAGATATCGTACTAGAGCTTGAAGATATGGGCTTTGAGATCGAAGCATCTCACCATGAAGTAGCACCTGGTCAGCATGAAATTGACTTTAAATATGCGGATGCAGTGAGCACTTGTGATAACATTCAAACGTTTAAGCTTGCTGTTAAAACAATTGCACGTAAGCACGGGCTTCACGCTACATTCATGGCAAAACCATTATTCGGTGTAAACGGTTCTGGTATGCATGCTAACATGTCATTATTTAAAGACGGCGAAAATGTATTCTATGATGAAAAGTCTGAAACAGGCTTAAGTGAAACAGCAATGCATTTCTTAGCTGGTATCCTAAAGCACGCTCAAGGTTTTACAGCAATCACAAACCCTACTGTAAACTCATATAAGCGTCTAGTACCTGGCTATGAAGCTCCATGTTATGTAGCTTGGTCTATGCAAAACAGAAGTCCATTAATCCGTATTCCAGCTTCACGCGGTATCAGCACACGTATCGAAGTACGAAGTGTTGACCCAACTGCTAACCCGTATCTTGCAATGGCAGTATTGCTTGCATCAGGTCTTGATGGAATCAAGAACAAATTAGCTGCTCCGAAGCCTGTAGACCGCAACATCTATGTAATGGATAAAGATGAGCGCGAAGCAGAAGGAATTCAAGATCTTCCAGCAACATTAAAAGAAGCTCTAGTTCTTTTCAGTAAAAATGAAGTTCTGACAAAAGCTCTTGGTGAGCACGCTACAGAACACTTCATTGAAGCAAAAGAGATCGAATGGGATATGTTCCGCACACAAGTTCACCCTTGGGAACGCGAACAATATATGAGCATGTACTAA
- a CDS encoding DUF1657 domain-containing protein: MTVASNLKTTLAGLKSAQASLETFALDTENQQAKQLYQNAAQQAQTLVDSLSPRLQEIEQEEPQYKQQ, translated from the coding sequence ATGACAGTTGCAAGCAATCTAAAAACAACCCTTGCAGGATTAAAAAGTGCTCAGGCAAGTCTTGAGACATTTGCTCTTGACACTGAAAACCAGCAAGCCAAACAATTATATCAAAATGCAGCCCAACAAGCACAAACCTTAGTGGATTCTTTAAGTCCGCGTTTGCAAGAAATCGAACAAGAAGAGCCACAATATAAACAACAGTAA
- a CDS encoding MerR family transcriptional regulator, whose product MNDMNRRNLPLFPISIVMQLTELSARQIRYYEEHELIHPARTEGNRRLFSFNDVDKLLEIKALLEQGVNLAGIKRVFELNEQAAELIKNQQNVQGVKEISESALHRRLKRELIHAGRHGKTSLIQGELSRFFH is encoded by the coding sequence ATGAACGATATGAACCGCAGGAACTTACCTTTGTTCCCAATTAGCATTGTTATGCAGTTGACAGAGTTATCTGCAAGACAGATTCGCTATTATGAAGAACATGAATTGATTCATCCTGCAAGGACAGAAGGTAATCGTCGTTTGTTTTCTTTCAATGATGTAGATAAGCTTCTTGAGATTAAAGCACTGCTCGAACAAGGCGTGAATTTAGCAGGTATCAAAAGGGTATTTGAACTTAACGAACAAGCTGCCGAATTAATTAAAAATCAGCAAAATGTTCAAGGAGTTAAAGAAATTTCGGAATCTGCGCTTCATCGCCGCCTAAAACGGGAATTGATTCATGCAGGAAGACACGGGAAGACATCTCTAATCCAAGGAGAACTTTCCAGGTTTTTTCATTAA
- a CDS encoding DUF421 domain-containing protein translates to MLDWVDIVVRSFTFLIALFLLTKWLGKKQLAQLSFFEYVTGITIGSIAAEVTMGLERHIMHGLISMTIWTLFPIIVGFFSLKSKNVRDFVEGKATIVIKDGKVMEDNLKKEKYTIDELLEQLRNKNIFQVSDVEFAVIEPNGDISALLKKENQPLTAKDLQLTVASLKEPQTVIMDGNILDEPLSTRGFNRGWLNEELEKMGVSIENVFLGQIDSYGQLTIDLYDDKINVPSPQEKPLLLASLKKCQADLELFALQTESKKSQQMYYKNTQRLNDILNKLKPMLSDN, encoded by the coding sequence ATGCTGGATTGGGTAGACATTGTTGTTCGATCGTTTACGTTTTTAATTGCACTCTTCTTATTAACAAAATGGCTAGGTAAAAAACAGTTAGCCCAATTATCCTTTTTTGAATATGTGACTGGGATTACTATCGGCAGTATTGCCGCAGAAGTAACGATGGGCTTAGAACGCCATATCATGCATGGACTTATAAGTATGACAATTTGGACGTTATTTCCTATTATTGTCGGATTCTTCTCCTTAAAAAGCAAAAATGTAAGGGATTTTGTAGAAGGAAAAGCGACTATCGTCATTAAAGATGGAAAGGTTATGGAAGATAATTTAAAAAAGGAAAAATACACCATTGATGAATTACTCGAGCAACTAAGAAATAAAAATATTTTTCAAGTTTCAGATGTAGAATTTGCAGTAATAGAGCCAAATGGTGATATAAGTGCTTTATTAAAAAAGGAAAATCAGCCTCTTACTGCAAAGGATCTTCAATTAACAGTAGCTTCTCTTAAGGAACCTCAAACAGTCATAATGGATGGAAATATTTTAGATGAGCCACTTTCAACTCGCGGATTTAACCGAGGTTGGTTAAATGAGGAATTAGAGAAAATGGGGGTTTCTATTGAAAATGTTTTTCTAGGACAAATCGATTCATATGGCCAGTTAACAATAGATCTTTATGATGATAAGATCAATGTCCCTTCTCCACAAGAAAAACCATTACTTCTTGCATCATTAAAAAAATGTCAAGCCGATTTGGAATTGTTTGCTCTTCAGACTGAATCTAAAAAGTCGCAGCAAATGTATTATAAAAATACTCAAAGATTAAACGACATTCTCAATAAGTTAAAACCAATGCTTAGCGACAACTAA
- a CDS encoding alpha/beta-type small acid-soluble spore protein, producing the protein MARNKLLVPGAENALEQMKQEVANEIGVQPGADTTARANGAVGGQMTKRLVAMAEQQLSNQQGQ; encoded by the coding sequence ATGGCAAGAAACAAACTTTTGGTACCTGGTGCAGAGAACGCATTAGAACAGATGAAGCAAGAAGTTGCCAATGAGATTGGAGTTCAACCTGGTGCAGATACTACCGCACGTGCAAACGGTGCTGTTGGAGGGCAAATGACTAAGCGTCTAGTCGCAATGGCAGAACAGCAGCTAAGTAACCAACAAGGTCAGTAA
- a CDS encoding 3-ketoacyl-ACP reductase: MISLNGKTAIVTGAGRGIGRATAIALAKEGVHLGLIGLNMSNLEKVTAELAQFDVKVSAVTADVTDLESVTHAVEHIKSDLGPIDILINNAGVAKFGGFLDLTPEEWEKIIQVNLMGVYNVTRAVLPGMIERKSGDIINISSSAGQKGAPVTSAYSASKFAVLGLTESLMLEVRKHNVRVTALTPSTVVTDLAIDTNLVKGNEENVMHPEDLAELVVASLKFNPRVFVKTAGLWSTNPS; this comes from the coding sequence ATGATTTCTTTAAATGGAAAAACTGCAATAGTTACTGGCGCAGGAAGAGGCATTGGACGTGCTACTGCTATCGCCTTAGCAAAAGAAGGCGTTCATTTAGGCCTAATCGGCTTAAATATGTCTAATCTAGAAAAGGTAACTGCTGAACTAGCACAATTTGATGTAAAGGTTTCTGCAGTAACAGCAGATGTGACCGACCTTGAATCCGTTACCCATGCTGTTGAACATATCAAATCAGACTTAGGCCCAATTGATATCCTAATCAACAATGCTGGTGTTGCTAAATTTGGTGGGTTCCTTGATCTAACACCAGAAGAATGGGAAAAAATCATCCAAGTCAATTTAATGGGTGTGTATAATGTAACAAGAGCAGTATTACCAGGAATGATCGAAAGAAAATCAGGAGATATCATCAATATCTCTTCATCTGCTGGTCAAAAAGGTGCTCCTGTTACAAGTGCATACAGTGCTTCTAAATTCGCTGTTTTAGGGCTAACAGAATCACTTATGCTAGAAGTAAGAAAACATAATGTCCGTGTTACTGCTTTAACACCAAGTACGGTCGTTACAGATTTAGCCATTGATACAAATCTTGTTAAAGGCAATGAAGAAAACGTGATGCACCCAGAAGACCTTGCAGAATTAGTCGTGGCTAGTTTAAAATTTAATCCAAGAGTATTCGTTAAAACAGCTGGATTATGGTCAACAAATCCATCATAA
- a CDS encoding DUF421 domain-containing protein: protein MEEVNIGLLTIKVMVGFVTLFFIVIVTGKTSIYQLTPFHFVFVLLLGDLLSNTIYENRIGILPFFYTVGLWTILMLGVEFITLKKKSTRSLLVGNPSIIIRNGVIDREIAKKNKLDVNQILSLLRQSNVFSVREVQYGVLEANGQISTLLKSKYQKPEKQDLNLPQMPVDLPTTLIIDGEILWDNLHELGFDQQWLDNKLTANGYDNEKGIFHADWRENEGIHISPK, encoded by the coding sequence TTGGAAGAAGTAAATATTGGTTTACTGACGATCAAAGTCATGGTAGGTTTTGTCACCTTATTTTTTATCGTAATCGTAACAGGGAAAACATCTATTTATCAGTTGACGCCTTTTCACTTCGTTTTTGTGTTACTGCTTGGGGATCTTTTAAGTAATACCATTTATGAAAATCGAATAGGGATTTTGCCATTTTTTTATACTGTCGGATTGTGGACGATTCTCATGTTGGGTGTAGAGTTTATAACCCTTAAAAAGAAGTCGACACGTTCCCTTTTAGTAGGCAATCCTTCGATTATCATTCGGAATGGGGTCATTGACCGAGAGATTGCCAAAAAGAACAAATTAGATGTGAATCAAATATTGAGTTTGCTGCGACAAAGCAATGTTTTTTCAGTACGTGAAGTCCAATACGGTGTATTGGAAGCAAATGGTCAAATCAGTACATTACTCAAATCGAAATATCAAAAACCGGAGAAACAGGATCTCAATCTTCCTCAGATGCCAGTAGACCTTCCAACGACGTTAATTATAGATGGGGAGATTTTATGGGATAACTTACATGAACTAGGCTTTGATCAACAGTGGTTAGATAACAAATTAACTGCAAATGGATATGATAATGAAAAGGGCATATTTCACGCTGATTGGCGAGAGAATGAAGGCATACATATAAGTCCCAAATAA
- a CDS encoding phospholipase D-like domain-containing protein: MEWIFYLFLLNTFFMLFIAIWEVRRPAKALNWITITLILPTIGFWLYLSTSNPKRIHRKRLTSSHNESDKLPDTYSHSALVIADALRNFTVHGLRVGEVQVFNNGIAKYEQLIESLQKAQKTIDLEYYIYRNDQIGNRITELLFEKAANGVRIRFIRDGWGSKKFPHHIILQMMEAGIECRTIFPLRFPWIMSNWNYRDHCKIVTIDGKESFTGGMNVGYEYTGLKPDVGFWRDTHLQIIGEAAGDLQTIFEVHWNIALPEKIKSKTKSKISKKTTKFPKYKSQEVDRTGSVSHSGWLTEWGSELTAKDKFPEKGKLQKAYIHTLEGNPGVPTPVIRQAYFICITQAVKTIDITTPYFVPETDIIMALKTAVARGVRVRLLVPHHIDQKIVGLASRTYYGELLEAGVHIYQYDKGMLHAKVMIIDEEIAEVGAANYDMRSFRLNYEVCEILYSADVTRELTQQFEQDLTDSVPLRIEDLLQRSLTERIIEQGARLLSPLL; encoded by the coding sequence TTGGAGTGGATTTTTTATCTATTTCTATTAAATACGTTTTTTATGCTGTTCATAGCAATTTGGGAAGTTCGCCGCCCTGCCAAGGCTTTAAATTGGATAACAATCACCCTTATTTTGCCAACCATTGGTTTCTGGCTATATCTTAGCACATCAAATCCCAAGCGTATTCATCGAAAAAGATTGACCTCTTCTCATAATGAGTCTGACAAATTACCTGATACATATAGTCATTCTGCCTTGGTAATCGCTGATGCTTTACGGAATTTCACCGTGCATGGTCTTCGAGTCGGTGAAGTCCAAGTATTTAACAATGGAATAGCAAAGTATGAACAACTCATCGAATCCCTACAAAAAGCCCAAAAAACCATTGACCTGGAATATTACATCTATCGAAATGACCAAATTGGTAATCGCATCACAGAACTACTGTTCGAAAAAGCAGCAAACGGAGTAAGGATTCGTTTTATAAGAGATGGATGGGGGAGCAAAAAATTTCCACATCACATAATCCTTCAGATGATGGAGGCAGGAATAGAATGCCGGACAATATTTCCTTTACGTTTTCCCTGGATTATGTCCAACTGGAATTACCGGGATCATTGTAAGATTGTCACGATCGACGGAAAGGAATCCTTTACTGGCGGTATGAACGTGGGATATGAATATACAGGATTAAAGCCTGACGTAGGATTTTGGCGGGACACTCATTTGCAAATCATAGGGGAAGCAGCAGGCGATTTGCAGACTATCTTCGAAGTTCATTGGAATATCGCCTTGCCTGAAAAGATAAAGTCGAAAACCAAATCAAAGATAAGCAAAAAAACCACTAAATTCCCAAAATATAAATCACAGGAAGTCGATCGAACCGGCAGCGTAAGTCATTCCGGATGGTTAACCGAATGGGGATCTGAGTTGACCGCCAAAGACAAATTCCCAGAGAAAGGGAAATTGCAAAAAGCGTACATCCATACGTTGGAAGGAAATCCTGGAGTACCTACTCCAGTCATTCGGCAAGCTTACTTTATATGTATAACACAGGCTGTCAAGACGATTGATATAACAACACCCTACTTTGTACCAGAAACAGATATAATCATGGCATTAAAGACAGCTGTGGCTCGTGGTGTGCGCGTAAGATTACTGGTTCCCCACCACATTGATCAAAAAATCGTTGGCCTTGCAAGTCGTACCTATTACGGAGAACTTTTAGAAGCTGGAGTCCATATCTACCAGTACGATAAAGGAATGCTGCATGCAAAGGTAATGATCATAGATGAGGAGATTGCAGAAGTAGGCGCAGCAAACTATGATATGAGAAGTTTTCGTCTGAATTATGAGGTATGTGAAATTTTGTATAGTGCTGACGTGACGAGAGAACTCACACAACAATTCGAGCAGGATCTTACTGATTCTGTACCCTTAAGAATCGAAGACTTGCTCCAACGATCTCTGACAGAGCGCATTATTGAGCAAGGTGCTCGCCTGCTTTCTCCATTATTATAA
- a CDS encoding DUF1657 domain-containing protein, with product MTVASNVKQCMVSLKSAHATLSNLAQKSSDEQAKKVFHESMLEVEKTISDLKERIGQLEFEEPQYKGK from the coding sequence ATGACAGTAGCATCAAATGTTAAACAATGTATGGTGAGCTTGAAAAGTGCTCACGCGACCTTAAGTAATTTAGCGCAAAAATCTTCTGACGAACAGGCAAAAAAAGTATTTCACGAGAGTATGTTAGAGGTGGAAAAGACGATTTCAGATTTAAAAGAAAGAATCGGTCAACTTGAATTCGAAGAACCACAATATAAAGGCAAATAG
- the hxlB gene encoding 6-phospho-3-hexuloisomerase has protein sequence MNTTQYLAEIIKELNRSVDLISNDEAEKLVNGILESKKIFVAGAGRSGFMAKSFAMRMMHMGIDAYVIGETVTPNFEKDDILIIGSGSGETKGLVSMAEKAKSIGGTIAAVTIFPESTIGQLADITIKLPGSPKDQSESDFNTIQPMGSLFEQTLLLLYDAVILLFMEKKGLDTNKMYGRHANLE, from the coding sequence ATGAATACAACTCAATACCTAGCTGAAATCATAAAAGAGTTAAATCGCTCCGTAGATTTAATTTCGAATGATGAAGCTGAAAAATTAGTTAATGGGATTCTTGAATCAAAAAAAATCTTTGTTGCAGGCGCAGGTAGATCTGGATTTATGGCCAAATCATTCGCCATGCGAATGATGCATATGGGGATAGATGCCTATGTGATTGGCGAAACAGTAACCCCTAACTTTGAAAAAGATGACATCTTAATCATTGGATCAGGTTCAGGAGAAACGAAAGGTTTAGTTTCCATGGCTGAGAAGGCAAAAAGCATCGGTGGGACGATTGCAGCTGTAACCATTTTCCCTGAGTCCACTATTGGACAATTAGCGGATATCACAATTAAGTTGCCTGGCTCACCTAAAGATCAGTCGGAGAGTGATTTTAATACGATTCAACCAATGGGCTCATTATTTGAGCAAACACTTTTACTACTTTACGACGCTGTGATTCTTCTGTTCATGGAGAAAAAAGGTTTGGATACCAATAAAATGTACGGTAGACACGCCAACTTAGAATAA
- a CDS encoding transporter substrate-binding domain-containing protein has protein sequence MNDGKAPLIRKEDQERFKSLEGIDRPDVIIGVNPGGTNQNFVNANIKKAKVVVINNNLDIPPMVANGEIDVMITDSVEAIFYAGQDSRLYAALTDNTFTKSQKGYLMHQNDTVFQNWVDLWMEEMELQGEFNRLKADWIYGKQE, from the coding sequence TTGAATGATGGTAAGGCTCCATTAATTAGAAAAGAAGATCAGGAACGATTTAAAAGCTTAGAAGGTATCGATCGACCAGATGTAATAATTGGTGTGAACCCAGGAGGAACCAATCAAAACTTTGTTAATGCTAACATTAAAAAAGCGAAAGTAGTTGTAATTAATAATAATCTAGACATTCCACCGATGGTTGCCAACGGTGAGATAGATGTTATGATTACTGACAGTGTAGAAGCGATTTTTTATGCAGGGCAGGACTCTAGACTTTATGCAGCCCTAACAGATAATACTTTTACTAAAAGTCAAAAAGGCTACCTTATGCACCAAAACGATACTGTTTTTCAAAACTGGGTGGATCTATGGATGGAAGAAATGGAGCTCCAGGGTGAGTTTAACCGTTTAAAAGCAGATTGGATATATGGTAAACAAGAATAA